TACGCGTGAGTTTCCTGTGATGTGAATTCATCATTGGAGTATATCTGAGTTAGGGATCGATTAGAAAGATAACAACCCCAGAGTAAACAGTTTCAGCGGGACCAATGAAAGATCCGAGGCGAATTTCGACCTGATCCAACGTAGCTATATAGGTTAAAATCTGGACAATCTTCTTGATTCCTTTCACCTTGAGTTTCCATTCCAGTGGGACAAGTTCAGTTAAATCGATCAGTGGAATTCTAAATTTTCTAAGCAGCACCGGAAACGTCTTTCTTAACCTAGAAAGTATCGCTGACTTTGTCGCCATAAACACCAATTCATCCAGCAATATCTCTTGAATCGAACGTGGTAATTTAGATCGCTGCAACTCATTCCTCACTGGCTCGAAAAATTGAAGAAATTCTTTGTCTTTCAAGTCGCGATAGTCTTTCCACGAAAAAAAGTCAAGATATTTGTCAAATTCATAACACTTCCTTACGATTTCTTCTGCATTTAACCTATGCGCACTTCCCAGCGAGCCAGCATAGTAACGAGAAAGATCGCGATCGAGTATGCCCATGATGCCGTATGGAACAAGAAAACGTCCTCGACTAGGGTATTGACTATGGAGCTCTTCTATAGCTAACCAAAAATGCCTGTGAACAAGGAGTGATGGATCGATCATTGCAGTTGATAATTTCTTGCAAAGATATGTCTGTAGGGGATCCGATTCCCATTCAATCATAATGAATAATCAAACAGATGTCTCAATTCAATTAAATTTTTTCCTGATCATGGAATATCATAATTATTTAGGGGTCCAGAAGCTCGAAGTATTGAAACAAGATTCTTTGCGATTACAAAGATCAATTTCTCAATCTNNNNNNNNNNNNNNNNNNNNNNNNNNNNNNNNNNNAAAGATAAACAAACCAGATTCCATGAGTGTGTCAATCATGCCAGTTTTTGAAATTATCACACCGCGGCTTCCAAGCAGTCGCTTTATGCAATGATTGCAGGGGAAGGCGGTCGAGGAAATACTCTAACTATCATTGAATTGAGAAAAATATTTATCTCGTATAAAGCTATACATCACCTTCAGCCAGGTGGGGGATATGTTTGAAAAGAAATCTGAGGCCAGAAATGTTTTTATCGCTCTTGGAATCGCTTGCATAGTCCTTTCGGCGGCTCTTGCTACTACTACCGTAGCTCATTTGAAAATGTTAGGCGAAAAGGGAGCAGTTATCGAAGACCTGAATGGCCAAATCTCTGAGCTTCGCGATGACTTAAATGAGTCCGCTGACGTAATTGTAACATTGGAAGCAAGAGTTAAGCAGCTCAATAACCAAATCAAGACGTTGCAGAGCCAGAAAGAGTCATTGCAAGCACAGATCAGCCAGTTGCAAAATGAGAAGACTGGACTAATCGAACAAATTCAATTATTAGAATATGAAATAGCAGTTCTCGAAGCAAGTTACTCAGACCATGTGAAAGCCTATCTCAGTCTTGTTGATAAAGTGAACCACCGATGTAATCACATGGATATTGAGTCTTTCATCACACCTACCGATCGGTTAGTGCAGGATACAGTTTTCAATATCACAGGAGGATGGAGCGACGATTCTAATTGGGATGAATACTGGGATGACATCAAGGAACTATATCTGCGGGTATGCAACAATATAGAATACAGATATGATGGCCTATATCCTTTGCTTCCTAATGAACCTCAGGATGCGTTGACTTTCAGAAAAGAAATGTGGCAATTCCCAAACGAAACTTTGTTGTTAAAGTCAGGTGATTGTGAAGACCAGGCAATTCTCCTCTGCTCGATGATCAGGTGTTACAATGGAATGCGTTATAAAGCAGAGGCGATTTGTATAGAAAGTAACAAATCAGGCCATGTAGCAGTGCAAATTTTGGTTAGCGGTGGCAAACTCGTAATTTTCGATCCGGCAGGACACTATTATAGTCGCAATTTTTTCGGAAATATCATGTTTAACAGCATCGAAAAAGAGATCAACAATTGGTTGAATTATTGGAAGCCTGGTATGGGAAATGATGTTAGAGTGTGCAGAGTTTTCTCCGACTATATGGACAGGACTTTTAGTTCAACAAACGAATACATCTCGTGGATGCAATCTAGACAATGAAGAAAAAAATCTTATCTCTTTCCTGAAACAGAATTTTCATTTCCTTCTTTTTTTCAAGCGTAAGGACTAATCGAGAATCTCTAAAGTAGTTCCGGTCAGTACCTGTGAGTCGCCATTCTCTCCTCAAACATCGCCGACCTCGCGATCCTGTGGATTTCTATTACACCGCTGCAGATCCTCGTCACTACCTTGACGACCTCATCGGAATCGCCCGCCGTCTGCATGCTCTCGAGGATGTAGAACGCCAGGTCCGCAGCTCCCAGGCCGTAGTCCTCTCCTACCCTCCGATCGATGCCCTTGATGATCTCGTGATCGGTATACGGGTCCTTGTCGTAGTCGACTTCGACAATTCTATTGAAACCGCTCCTTGAAATCATGATGGTCACCTATATTCTATTATCGGATAATATCCGATATGATCGCATAAGATATTAAGTCTTTCTATACTCATTTATCCGACATGAGCGGCAAAAGGGAGAAGATATCAGTCACAATCCCAAGGGAACTCATTGACTGGATCGACGAGATGGTGGAGAAGAGGGTCTTTGCGAACAGATCGCACGCCGTGGAGGTGTGCGTACTGAATTACAGGGAGGCGACTGGCGAGAAGGGATAGAGAGTAATTCTAATGTCTCCCCTTTTTGCACGATATGGGAACTCGAGGTATACGCATATTGTAGAGAGCGGTTTCAATCATCGAAGTCTTTCTATGCAAACAAGGATATATACCTTCAGCAAATACTGATTATGGGGTGTGGATGTTGCTTGATCAGGCTTTCATAATTTACACCATGGCAGGATCGATCACAGGCCTGATTATTGGTTTGCTTATTAGGAAGCGGTGGAGAAATTGGGTAAGGGAGAGATTAGAAGCGGTAAAGTAGTGACCCCAATAACATCACGTTATGACTGGAATTCAGTTTATTTCTTTATTTGCAAACTGATTTGATTTGCTTATGCCAAACTATAATAATAATCCCAGCAACATAAACACTAACGAGACCAAAATAATACAGAACATCCGCCCCCACTTGAATACCATAATATATTACGGAACCCAGCAAAGCACAGTAAACCATGATGCACGGGTAAAGGTAGATTTTAGCCGGAATGACAAAACCTTTTTTGCTCCCCATTCTTAGTCTTTCGAAATTCGTAGTCACACCAATCGATGGGGGACTGTCGAGCCCCAATTCCCTCTCTATTGTTTCAGCTGTCCTCACCGCTTCTCTCAGATAGATACGATAGTGCGTATCTAGGTCCCACAGGAGAGGTGCCATTACGATTAGGAATATCGCAGTTCCTGCGATAAGAAGCAAGCCGAGCTGGATATCGACTCTTGCTGCAGCGTTCGAAGCCCCAGCTATGGTGATGCTGAGAAGAACAAAAAAGAGCTGCCGAATGCCTATTATAGAGCGATCGAGAGACTCTACAGTTCGCCGGGTGATATCAAGGTTCTTCATGAGGATATTTGTATCAGGACGCGCACCCTCTGTCCTAATACCTACATCACTGGTCACGCAAAATAAAAGGGTCTTGTATTAAATAAGCTTTTTTGTATATATATAATCATATCGCACGCCCGCGAACTATCGCGCATGTAAGCGCATTGTCGGTTTGAGACCTCTCAAACCGTCAGCTCTTCTGCGCTCTCCCGTATTTAAGCATCCCCCCGGTTTTCGGGGGGTGTGTAATCCGACAGGTCGATCCCCTTCCTCCTGGCGTGGTCTACGAGCGTGCTGCG
The DNA window shown above is from Methanomassiliicoccales archaeon and carries:
- a CDS encoding transglutaminase-like domain-containing protein gives rise to the protein MFEKKSEARNVFIALGIACIVLSAALATTTVAHLKMLGEKGAVIEDLNGQISELRDDLNESADVIVTLEARVKQLNNQIKTLQSQKESLQAQISQLQNEKTGLIEQIQLLEYEIAVLEASYSDHVKAYLSLVDKVNHRCNHMDIESFITPTDRLVQDTVFNITGGWSDDSNWDEYWDDIKELYLRVCNNIEYRYDGLYPLLPNEPQDALTFRKEMWQFPNETLLLKSGDCEDQAILLCSMIRCYNGMRYKAEAICIESNKSGHVAVQILVSGGKLVIFDPAGHYYSRNFFGNIMFNSIEKEINNWLNYWKPGMGNDVRVCRVFSDYMDRTFSSTNEYISWMQSRQ
- a CDS encoding ribbon-helix-helix domain-containing protein, with the translated sequence MSGKREKISVTIPRELIDWIDEMVEKRVFANRSHAVEVCVLNYREATGEKG